A window of the bacterium genome harbors these coding sequences:
- a CDS encoding DUF480 domain-containing protein, translated as MKTLSPEEIRVLGCLIEKSQATPEYYPMTLNALVAACNQKSSRDPVVEYETEEVEEALAALKEKGWCAFVRGDGRVVKYAHRAGDNGVGLSDAQRAALSLLLLRGPQTLGEIKGRALRQHEFKTLEEVEETLASLQQREPPLVEAAARQPGQKEERYRHLLGDPQESQEEAETPAPASLRAEVAELKAVLARVEDENAQLHARLARLEEDFAKLRNDLY; from the coding sequence ATGAAAACTCTTTCCCCGGAAGAAATCCGTGTGCTGGGCTGCCTGATCGAAAAAAGCCAGGCCACACCGGAGTATTATCCCATGACACTCAATGCGCTGGTGGCGGCGTGTAACCAGAAGTCGAGCCGCGATCCGGTGGTGGAATATGAGACCGAGGAAGTCGAGGAAGCCTTGGCAGCTTTGAAGGAAAAAGGCTGGTGCGCCTTTGTGCGCGGCGATGGCCGGGTGGTGAAGTATGCGCACCGGGCCGGCGATAATGGCGTGGGATTGTCAGACGCGCAAAGGGCGGCGCTCAGCCTGCTGCTGTTGCGCGGGCCGCAAACTCTGGGCGAAATCAAGGGCCGCGCGCTGCGCCAGCATGAATTCAAGACATTGGAGGAAGTGGAAGAGACACTGGCGAGCCTGCAGCAGCGGGAACCGCCGTTGGTCGAAGCGGCCGCGCGCCAGCCCGGCCAGAAGGAGGAACGCTACCGCCATCTCCTCGGCGACCCCCAGGAATCGCAGGAGGAAGCAGAAACGCCGGCACCCGCCTCGCTGCGCGCCGAGGTGGCAGAACTCAAGGCCGTGCTCGCCCGGGTGGAAGATGAGAACGCGCAATTGCACGCAAGGTTGGCCCGCCTGGAGGAAGATTTCGCCAAATTGCGCAACGATCTCTATTGA
- a CDS encoding SpoIIE family protein phosphatase, translating to MAYFDNRPQHFRLVAVLYAGALLVLAGMNFVRNASRATDENLFRTSPSRLYVIRSLATVLPAAGLQAGPQAAVARADSVRAGDFLIACNRREIEDAADWQQARQGVAPDSVIALKLFRPAQGEGFTIRLAAAALPDSCVLELPPSIYIVGVEKGGASDRAGLLPGDVILRINQQSFRDAVDADRIMRRAGSGQTIDYEVRRGPRSLTLHVTLARLGVSLGMVISLLIGLAFLGLGLFLTLHRPRIRAARLVGLVFMAFSFPVLLTHQQGAEAGLLSQILFAAIIANILFGTATGIHSSFYFPKERPELLQNPWLGRVPYVLAAAAFAVIGGLGFAQSALARLLFLATLGLMLLYYVVVFLIHRRQCGVEYKRLSRSFKAIAAAAVVGMLVLNLLLVRKVDQANTGVLLLPLLLLPGGYLYFIGRHRLLDVNLRVRRNTQYTIVSAVWTVLLLLLMVTALAWLPKLKLNLPDIRFNRGYLEIGALPMSPDQHQFAEKIILMALAMALIFVFQKLGRAGQNWIARLFHRESYDYRVATSELAEVMATKLSMVDLARGIVKKLAELMHLERVGVMFFQNQKVCCCQEAYGFDGEEWQAFCIATDQQIVQVLEKFRSESRFTVDYLPDDLKDNFYHHGFRHLIPIRFKEKLVGTLLLGEKLSEAAYTHEDFAILTAVAKQASVAVENAFLYEELAEQERLKHELAIARRIQLASLPQTTPAIAGLEIAGVSIPAHEVGGDYFDYLNGKPHKITVIVGDVSGKGTSAALYMSKVQGILRSLHDFGLSPRDLFIRANHLLRQALERKSFVTSIGADFDTQARRLVLARAGHLPLFHYCAPAQAVVKVTPRGLGLGLDEEFIFAAELEEKTIPYAAGDVFLFVTDGVTEADDGHGGEFGEEPLIDILLRHHHRPAAQIRDQLITALRGFSNNTEQRDDQTIVVVKATP from the coding sequence ATGGCTTACTTCGATAACCGGCCTCAGCACTTCCGCCTGGTGGCGGTGCTCTATGCCGGCGCGCTGCTGGTGCTCGCCGGGATGAATTTTGTTCGCAATGCCAGCCGGGCAACCGACGAGAATCTGTTTCGCACCTCGCCGTCGCGGTTGTATGTGATCCGGAGTCTTGCGACCGTGCTGCCTGCAGCCGGTTTGCAGGCCGGCCCGCAGGCCGCAGTGGCTCGGGCCGATTCCGTGCGCGCCGGAGATTTTTTGATCGCCTGCAATCGCCGCGAAATCGAAGACGCCGCCGATTGGCAGCAGGCGCGGCAGGGCGTCGCGCCTGATTCCGTCATCGCGCTCAAACTGTTTCGACCGGCACAAGGCGAGGGCTTTACCATTCGTCTGGCTGCCGCCGCCCTGCCGGATTCCTGCGTGCTCGAGTTGCCGCCTTCCATCTACATCGTCGGTGTCGAAAAAGGCGGCGCTTCCGATCGTGCCGGGCTGCTGCCCGGCGATGTCATCCTGCGTATCAATCAACAGAGCTTTCGCGATGCCGTCGACGCGGACCGCATCATGCGCCGGGCCGGCAGCGGCCAGACCATCGACTACGAGGTTCGGCGCGGCCCTCGATCCCTGACGTTGCACGTCACGCTCGCCCGCCTCGGCGTCAGCCTGGGCATGGTCATCAGCTTGCTGATCGGCTTGGCGTTTCTGGGCTTGGGCCTGTTCCTCACGCTGCACCGGCCGCGCATCCGCGCGGCGCGACTGGTCGGTTTGGTGTTCATGGCATTCTCGTTTCCGGTGCTGTTGACCCATCAGCAGGGCGCGGAGGCCGGCCTGCTCTCCCAGATTTTGTTTGCGGCGATCATCGCCAACATTCTCTTCGGAACCGCCACCGGCATTCACTCCAGTTTCTACTTTCCCAAAGAACGGCCGGAGTTGTTGCAGAACCCCTGGCTCGGCCGCGTGCCCTATGTGCTGGCGGCCGCGGCGTTCGCGGTAATCGGCGGCCTGGGCTTCGCGCAATCTGCGCTTGCGCGGTTGTTGTTCTTGGCAACGCTCGGGCTGATGCTGCTTTACTACGTCGTCGTGTTTTTGATTCACCGCCGGCAATGCGGTGTGGAATACAAACGCCTGAGCCGGTCGTTCAAAGCCATTGCCGCGGCCGCGGTGGTGGGCATGCTTGTGTTGAATTTGCTGCTGGTCCGCAAAGTCGACCAGGCGAATACCGGCGTGCTGCTGCTGCCTCTGCTGCTGCTGCCGGGCGGCTATCTTTACTTTATTGGCCGCCACCGCCTGCTCGATGTGAATTTGCGCGTGCGCCGTAACACGCAATACACCATCGTCTCGGCGGTGTGGACGGTGCTGCTGCTCCTGCTGATGGTGACCGCGCTGGCGTGGCTGCCCAAGCTCAAGTTGAACCTGCCCGACATCCGCTTCAACCGCGGCTACCTCGAGATCGGCGCTCTGCCGATGTCGCCGGATCAACACCAATTCGCCGAGAAGATCATTCTCATGGCGCTGGCGATGGCATTGATCTTCGTTTTCCAAAAACTCGGCCGCGCCGGCCAGAACTGGATCGCACGCCTGTTTCATCGTGAAAGCTATGACTACCGGGTGGCCACCAGCGAGCTGGCCGAAGTGATGGCCACCAAATTGAGCATGGTCGATCTGGCGCGCGGCATCGTGAAAAAGCTGGCGGAGCTGATGCACCTCGAGCGCGTCGGCGTCATGTTTTTCCAAAACCAGAAGGTCTGTTGCTGCCAAGAGGCCTATGGCTTCGATGGCGAGGAGTGGCAGGCGTTTTGTATTGCCACCGATCAGCAGATCGTGCAGGTCTTGGAAAAATTCCGCAGCGAGTCCCGCTTCACCGTGGACTATTTACCCGATGATCTCAAGGACAATTTCTATCATCACGGCTTCCGCCACTTGATTCCGATTCGTTTCAAGGAAAAACTGGTGGGCACGCTGCTGCTCGGGGAAAAACTCTCCGAGGCAGCCTACACGCATGAAGACTTTGCCATTCTCACGGCGGTCGCGAAACAGGCTTCGGTGGCGGTGGAAAACGCTTTCTTGTATGAAGAGCTGGCCGAGCAGGAACGGTTGAAACACGAGCTTGCCATTGCCCGGCGCATCCAGTTGGCCTCGCTGCCGCAAACCACGCCGGCGATCGCAGGCCTGGAGATTGCCGGCGTTTCGATTCCGGCGCATGAAGTGGGCGGCGACTATTTCGACTACCTGAACGGCAAGCCGCACAAGATCACCGTGATCGTGGGCGACGTGAGCGGCAAGGGCACTTCAGCGGCGCTCTACATGTCGAAGGTGCAGGGCATTTTGCGCTCGTTGCACGACTTCGGGCTGTCGCCGCGCGACCTGTTCATCCGCGCGAATCATTTGCTGCGCCAGGCGCTGGAACGCAAGTCTTTCGTGACTTCCATTGGCGCGGATTTCGACACGCAGGCGCGGCGGCTGGTGCTGGCGCGCGCCGGCCATTTGCCGCTGTTTCACTACTGTGCTCCCGCACAAGCCGTGGTGAAAGTCACGCCGCGAGGGTTGGGCTTGGGACTGGATGAGGAGTTCATCTTCGCAGCCGAATTGGAAGAGAAGACCATTCCCTATGCGGCCGGCGATGTTTTTTTGTTCGTCACCGATGGTGTCACCGAAGCGGACGACGGCCACGGCGGTGAATTCGGCGAAGAGCCGCTCATCGACATTCTGCTGCGCCACCATCATCGCCCGGCCGCGCAGATTCGCGATCAATTGATCACCGCGCTGCGCGGTTTCAGCAACAACACCGAGCAGCGCGACGATCAAACCATCGTGGTGGTGAAGGCGACGCCGTGA
- a CDS encoding xanthine dehydrogenase family protein molybdopterin-binding subunit, with protein MSNTIGKPVPLIDGLKKTTGEGIYTDDIKLPNMLVGKILRSPHAHARLKRLDTSKAEQLPGVHAVITGREAPHTFGVLPISEDETALAVDKVIFIGDNVAAVAADDEEIACQALRLIEVEYEELPVYRKFEDSVQPAAEAIHPGNGNGTNIHKEVRQEFGEVAAARARSRQVKSAGYDFLGVTHAFTEPHCVIAHYDADDRMTVWSAQQVPHYLHRALAKVLQMPMYRIRVIRPMVGGAFGGKSDPFPHEMVAALLSRKCRRPVKILFDREEVFLSNHGRHPTRTEIAMGLDEAGKISFLDLQAQIDGGAWGSFGVVTTYYNGVLNMGPYVINNFRYHGRRAYTNKPPSGAMRGHGAVNSRFAVETLLDELCEAARLDPCDVRLNNLLPANCTTANGFRITSNGTRECILRARQASEWDRKFRKLPFGRGVGVACGFYISGSAHRIHFNDLPQSTVHLKIDMDGGITVHCLAAEIGQGSDTMLAQCVAEPLGVPLDRIRIFSNDSDADPIDLGSYSSRVTFMAGNAAREAALQIRAKLVQAANALTGYPAEGFVLANEEIIYQRDPRVRVTFMQALEQALANNGALLAKGKYISPPPIGGSFKGARAGLSPSYSFQCYIAEVSVDTETCEPRVEKVWAAHDCGKALNPLAVQGQIEGCIHMGLGQALMEEMVYNRGNVLNANLLDYRTLTPRQMPEVEVIIVESDDPEGPWGAKEAGEGPLLPILPAVANAIYDAIGVRLRSLPMTADKIWKARQDQQKTAKRHVAAVL; from the coding sequence ATGTCGAATACCATCGGCAAACCGGTTCCCTTGATCGACGGCCTGAAGAAGACCACGGGCGAGGGCATCTATACCGACGATATCAAGCTGCCCAACATGCTGGTGGGCAAGATTCTGCGCAGCCCGCATGCCCACGCCCGCCTGAAACGCCTCGACACCAGCAAAGCGGAGCAGTTGCCGGGTGTGCATGCTGTGATCACCGGCAGGGAGGCCCCGCATACTTTTGGCGTGTTGCCGATCAGCGAGGATGAAACCGCGCTGGCAGTCGACAAAGTGATTTTCATCGGCGACAATGTCGCGGCGGTGGCCGCTGACGATGAGGAGATTGCCTGCCAGGCATTGCGCCTCATCGAGGTGGAGTATGAAGAGCTGCCGGTTTATCGCAAGTTCGAAGACAGCGTGCAGCCCGCAGCCGAGGCCATTCATCCCGGCAATGGCAACGGCACCAACATTCACAAGGAAGTCCGGCAGGAGTTCGGCGAGGTGGCGGCGGCCCGCGCGCGCAGCCGCCAGGTGAAATCCGCCGGTTATGATTTCCTGGGGGTGACGCACGCGTTTACCGAGCCGCATTGCGTGATCGCGCACTACGACGCCGATGATCGCATGACGGTGTGGTCGGCGCAGCAGGTGCCGCATTATCTGCATCGCGCGCTCGCCAAAGTTCTGCAGATGCCGATGTATCGCATTCGCGTCATCCGGCCGATGGTGGGTGGTGCTTTCGGCGGCAAGAGTGATCCGTTTCCGCATGAGATGGTTGCGGCGCTGCTGTCGCGCAAATGCCGGCGGCCGGTGAAGATTCTGTTCGACCGCGAGGAGGTTTTTCTCAGCAATCACGGCCGGCATCCGACTCGCACCGAAATCGCGATGGGCCTGGATGAAGCGGGCAAGATCAGCTTTCTCGATTTGCAGGCGCAAATCGACGGCGGTGCCTGGGGCAGCTTCGGCGTGGTTACCACCTACTACAACGGCGTGCTGAACATGGGGCCGTATGTGATCAACAACTTTCGCTATCACGGCCGCCGCGCCTACACCAACAAACCGCCGAGCGGCGCCATGCGCGGCCATGGCGCGGTGAACTCCCGCTTTGCGGTCGAGACCCTGCTCGATGAATTGTGCGAAGCGGCCCGGCTCGATCCCTGCGATGTGCGACTGAACAACCTGCTGCCCGCGAACTGCACTACCGCCAATGGCTTTCGCATCACCAGCAATGGTACCCGCGAGTGCATTCTGCGCGCGCGCCAAGCCTCGGAATGGGACCGGAAATTCCGCAAGCTGCCGTTTGGCCGCGGCGTGGGCGTGGCCTGTGGCTTCTACATCAGCGGCAGCGCCCACCGCATTCATTTCAACGATCTGCCGCAATCCACCGTGCATCTCAAAATCGACATGGACGGCGGCATCACCGTGCATTGCCTGGCCGCGGAGATCGGCCAGGGCAGCGATACCATGCTGGCACAATGCGTGGCCGAACCGCTGGGCGTGCCGCTCGACCGCATTCGCATTTTCTCGAACGACTCCGATGCCGATCCCATCGATCTCGGCTCCTATTCCAGCCGCGTGACCTTCATGGCGGGCAATGCGGCGCGTGAGGCGGCGCTGCAGATACGCGCGAAGCTGGTGCAGGCGGCGAATGCGCTCACCGGCTATCCGGCCGAGGGCTTCGTGCTGGCGAATGAAGAAATCATCTATCAGCGCGATCCGCGTGTGCGCGTGACCTTCATGCAGGCACTGGAGCAAGCCCTGGCAAACAACGGCGCTTTGCTGGCCAAGGGCAAATACATAAGCCCGCCGCCGATTGGCGGTTCGTTCAAGGGCGCTCGCGCCGGCCTGTCACCGAGTTACAGTTTTCAATGCTACATTGCCGAAGTCTCGGTCGATACCGAAACCTGCGAGCCGCGCGTGGAGAAGGTGTGGGCGGCGCACGATTGCGGCAAGGCGCTGAATCCCCTGGCCGTGCAGGGCCAGATCGAGGGCTGCATTCACATGGGATTGGGTCAGGCGTTGATGGAGGAAATGGTCTACAATCGCGGCAACGTGTTGAATGCCAATCTGCTCGACTATCGCACGCTCACGCCCCGGCAAATGCCGGAAGTGGAGGTGATCATCGTCGAAAGCGATGATCCCGAGGGGCCGTGGGGCGCGAAGGAGGCCGGCGAAGGCCCGTTGCTGCCGATTCTGCCGGCGGTGGCCAATGCGATTTACGACGCGATCGGCGTGCGGCTGCGCAGCCTGCCGATGACCGCGGACAAGATTTGGAAAGCGAGGCAGGATCAGCAAAAGACTGCCAAACGCCATGTCGCGGCTGTGCTTTGA
- a CDS encoding ATP-grasp domain-containing protein — protein sequence MRVGFTYNMRRNSSAAEETEPPDFPSSLAPGLDGMDNFAEWDDEHVVRDLQETLAKYHEVIPIEADLNAFEKLRKYRPDIVFNIAEGFFGPSRESVIPAMLEMLGIPYTGSDPLTLGLCLDKARAKEVLGYHRLPTAKFAVLKSWPLNGQLRHFDYPMFVKPLFEGSSKGIWMDSVVENTSAMKATVEKVWRTYAQPALVEEFMPGREFTVALLGNGASLRVLPIVEIAFEALPAGAKPIYGWEAKWLWDSAEHQLEIYKCPADLDRELQSKIETLCKKAFNYLGCRDLCRIDVRLDANGEPNILELNPLPGLIKDPAVHSCFPKAAYTAGMTFDDLILTILEEACRRQEVRR from the coding sequence ATGCGAGTTGGATTTACCTACAACATGAGGCGAAATTCGTCGGCCGCCGAAGAAACGGAGCCTCCTGATTTTCCCTCGTCCCTCGCCCCCGGCCTCGACGGCATGGACAACTTTGCCGAATGGGATGACGAACACGTCGTCCGGGACCTGCAGGAAACTTTGGCGAAATACCACGAGGTGATTCCCATCGAAGCCGACCTCAATGCGTTTGAGAAGCTTCGCAAATATCGTCCCGATATCGTGTTCAACATTGCGGAAGGATTTTTTGGCCCGTCCCGCGAGTCAGTTATCCCCGCCATGCTGGAGATGCTGGGCATTCCCTACACTGGTTCCGATCCGCTCACCCTCGGCCTCTGCCTGGATAAGGCGCGCGCCAAGGAAGTTCTGGGCTACCACCGCCTGCCCACCGCGAAGTTTGCCGTGCTGAAATCCTGGCCGCTCAACGGCCAGTTGCGCCACTTCGACTATCCCATGTTCGTCAAGCCGCTGTTTGAAGGTTCCAGTAAGGGCATCTGGATGGATTCCGTGGTGGAAAACACCTCCGCCATGAAGGCCACCGTGGAAAAAGTCTGGCGCACCTATGCGCAACCGGCGCTGGTGGAGGAGTTCATGCCCGGCCGGGAATTCACTGTGGCGCTGCTGGGCAACGGCGCGTCATTGCGCGTGCTGCCCATCGTCGAAATCGCTTTCGAAGCGCTGCCTGCGGGCGCCAAGCCCATCTATGGCTGGGAAGCGAAGTGGCTGTGGGATTCGGCAGAGCATCAATTGGAAATCTACAAATGTCCGGCTGATCTCGACCGCGAGCTGCAGTCCAAGATCGAGACCCTGTGCAAGAAGGCATTCAACTATCTCGGCTGCCGCGATCTGTGCCGGATTGACGTGCGCCTGGACGCCAATGGCGAGCCCAACATTCTCGAGCTCAACCCGCTGCCCGGCTTGATCAAGGATCCGGCCGTGCATTCCTGCTTCCCGAAGGCGGCCTATACCGCAGGCATGACCTTCGATGATTTGATTCTCACCATTTTGGAGGAAGCGTGCCGGCGGCAGGAGGTGCGGAGATGA
- a CDS encoding (2Fe-2S)-binding protein has product MPTKEIITLRVNGSTHELAVRPSDVLLDVLRENLNLTGTKRGCDMGTCGCCAVHLDGEPRLACLTLALEAVGHEVRTIEGLKGEGLLHPLQRAFAEHGGSQCGFCTPGFIMTAAAFLAENPRPTRAEIQEAISGNLCRCTGYVKIVDAIAAVAEARAATTG; this is encoded by the coding sequence ATGCCAACCAAAGAGATCATCACCCTGCGGGTGAACGGCTCCACGCATGAGCTGGCCGTCCGGCCCTCTGACGTTTTGCTCGACGTCTTGCGGGAAAACCTGAATCTGACCGGCACCAAGCGCGGTTGTGACATGGGCACCTGCGGCTGTTGCGCGGTGCATCTCGACGGCGAGCCGCGACTGGCCTGTCTGACCCTGGCGCTGGAGGCCGTCGGCCATGAGGTGCGCACGATTGAAGGTTTGAAGGGGGAAGGATTGCTTCATCCGCTGCAGCGCGCCTTTGCCGAGCATGGCGGTTCGCAATGCGGCTTCTGCACCCCGGGTTTCATCATGACGGCCGCCGCCTTTCTGGCCGAGAATCCCCGTCCAACGCGCGCCGAGATTCAAGAAGCGATTTCCGGCAACCTGTGCCGCTGCACCGGCTATGTCAAAATCGTCGATGCGATTGCGGCGGTGGCCGAAGCGCGGGCAGCGACAACCGGATAA
- a CDS encoding ATP-grasp domain-containing protein, with translation MNGHRVLIAYNAPRREQRGRAIDYVSEAGVLEQVNAVHAALLELGYEVMLAPLQKSIPAFMDRLSRTPTDLVFNLVEGWQGESRFHVHVACLYELLGVSYTGAPPPTLMLATDKWTTKMMLHQAGLPVPAGMLCSEVPGRVNLRFPVIVKPVHEDASLGIDAESVVYSVEDLRRRVAWVIQNYHQPALVEEYIDGRELNIAILGDQIPEALPISEITFPYWPAGLPRICSYNVKWMADSEEYHAVEAECPAALEEETALRVQQIAIAAFQLLGCRDYARVDMRLSSDHQPYIVEVNPNPDISPDAGLTRSAMASGRSYMQLVGDIMACALKRGERNGRHSRPAARRSAVYQPNFA, from the coding sequence ATGAATGGCCATCGCGTTCTGATTGCCTACAATGCGCCGCGCCGCGAGCAGCGCGGCCGCGCCATCGACTATGTTTCCGAAGCCGGCGTGCTGGAGCAGGTGAATGCCGTGCATGCTGCCCTGCTCGAACTGGGCTATGAAGTCATGCTTGCGCCGTTGCAGAAGTCGATTCCTGCCTTCATGGACCGGCTCTCCCGCACGCCCACCGATCTCGTGTTCAATCTGGTGGAAGGGTGGCAGGGCGAGAGCCGTTTTCATGTGCATGTGGCCTGCTTGTACGAGCTGCTGGGTGTGTCCTACACCGGCGCGCCGCCGCCCACGCTCATGCTGGCCACCGACAAATGGACGACCAAGATGATGCTGCATCAGGCGGGCTTGCCGGTGCCGGCGGGCATGCTGTGCAGCGAAGTGCCCGGCCGCGTCAACCTGCGCTTCCCGGTGATTGTCAAGCCGGTGCATGAAGATGCCAGCCTGGGCATCGATGCGGAATCCGTTGTGTATTCGGTGGAAGATCTGCGCCGGCGCGTGGCCTGGGTGATTCAAAACTACCATCAACCCGCGCTGGTGGAGGAGTACATCGACGGCCGGGAGTTGAACATCGCCATCCTCGGAGATCAAATTCCGGAGGCGTTGCCGATTTCGGAGATCACTTTTCCCTACTGGCCGGCGGGCCTTCCGCGCATTTGCTCTTACAATGTCAAGTGGATGGCCGACAGCGAGGAATATCATGCGGTGGAGGCCGAGTGTCCCGCCGCGCTCGAGGAAGAAACCGCCCTGCGCGTGCAGCAAATCGCGATTGCCGCGTTTCAGTTGCTCGGCTGCCGCGACTATGCGCGCGTCGATATGCGCCTGTCCTCCGACCATCAGCCGTACATCGTGGAAGTCAACCCGAATCCGGACATCTCGCCCGACGCGGGCTTGACGCGCTCGGCGATGGCTTCGGGGCGATCGTACATGCAGCTCGTGGGTGACATCATGGCGTGCGCCTTGAAACGTGGAGAACGCAATGGTCGCCATTCGCGCCCTGCAGCGCGACGATCGGCCGTCTATCAGCCGAATTTTGCATGA
- a CDS encoding FAD binding domain-containing protein encodes MILPAFKLHQPQTVPEAIAIAQACKGDFDFISGGTDLLPNYKMRLNPRGHVISLARIADLHEISPTCMGAMARLRDVIANESLEQALPVIPHTARQIASPLLQASGTIGGNLLLDTRCYYFNQSWFWRDSKGYCLKAEGTDCLVIPQKSICYATYSGDLAPVFMVLGATLVLQGPEGRREVPCENFFTHDGITRNVKLPEEILTHVLLPAAAQSLQAGYLKLRVRDSMDFPVLGVAVAIRLNQRTIARLRVALTGVATTPLLFDEVTEAVVGDQLTGDLIDGLADDIMNRVTPYRNVALSPQYRKAMIAVFIRRLLHKYLPATSA; translated from the coding sequence ATGATTCTCCCCGCATTCAAATTGCACCAGCCCCAGACCGTGCCTGAAGCGATCGCCATTGCGCAGGCGTGCAAGGGTGATTTTGACTTCATTTCCGGCGGCACTGACTTGTTGCCGAACTACAAGATGCGGCTGAACCCGCGCGGCCATGTCATCAGCCTCGCCAGGATCGCCGACCTGCACGAAATCAGCCCCACCTGCATGGGCGCGATGGCGCGCTTGCGGGATGTCATCGCGAATGAATCCCTGGAGCAAGCCCTGCCGGTTATCCCGCACACGGCGCGGCAAATCGCCAGTCCATTGCTGCAGGCCTCCGGCACGATCGGCGGAAATCTGCTGCTCGACACGCGCTGCTACTATTTCAACCAAAGCTGGTTTTGGCGGGATTCGAAAGGCTACTGCTTGAAAGCGGAGGGCACAGACTGTCTGGTGATTCCGCAAAAGTCGATCTGCTACGCGACGTATTCGGGCGACCTGGCGCCGGTGTTCATGGTGCTGGGCGCCACGCTTGTGCTGCAGGGTCCGGAGGGCAGGCGGGAGGTGCCATGCGAAAATTTCTTCACGCATGACGGCATCACCCGCAATGTCAAGCTGCCCGAGGAAATTTTGACCCACGTGCTGCTGCCGGCCGCGGCGCAGTCGCTGCAGGCCGGCTATCTGAAGTTGCGGGTGCGGGACAGCATGGATTTTCCCGTACTCGGCGTGGCGGTTGCCATTCGCCTCAATCAGCGCACGATTGCGCGATTGCGCGTGGCCTTGACCGGCGTGGCGACGACTCCGCTGCTGTTCGATGAGGTGACGGAAGCGGTGGTGGGTGATCAACTCACCGGAGATCTCATCGACGGCCTCGCCGATGACATCATGAATCGGGTCACACCCTATCGCAACGTTGCCCTCTCGCCGCAATATCGCAAAGCCATGATTGCCGTGTTCATCCGGCGATTGCTGCACAAGTACCTGCCCGCCACTTCGGCGTGA
- a CDS encoding saccharopine dehydrogenase NADP-binding domain-containing protein, translating to MTSSTPAWLLYGANGYTGSLTARLAVARGMRPILAGRNAGAIRRLAQELGLEYRVFALTDTEPISRHLQGLAAVLHMGGPFSATSRLMHAACLQARVHYLDITGEIAAFEAVFACHAPAQHAGIVMLPGVGFDVVPSDCLAAMLKQRLPDATHLELAFSGTGRSSRGTIKTAIEALPGGGRVRRNGEITAVPFGWKTRMLPFPQGGKLGVSIPWGDISTAFHTTGIPNICVYMAMPPALIGRMAWLNRIAPLTRPGLVQGLLKSIAAGRVTELTPAERRQCFSVIWGEVCNAAGRTVSGALTTPEGYTLTAEAALAALAAVLAGRVRAGAWTPAAALGADFVLTLPGVKLHDFTLGEPAGART from the coding sequence GTGACCTCATCCACGCCCGCTTGGCTGCTCTACGGCGCCAACGGCTATACCGGCAGCCTGACCGCGCGGCTCGCAGTCGCACGCGGCATGCGACCAATCTTGGCAGGCCGTAATGCCGGCGCCATTCGCAGGCTCGCACAGGAGCTTGGCTTGGAATATCGCGTGTTCGCGCTCACCGACACCGAACCGATCAGCCGCCATCTGCAGGGCCTGGCCGCGGTGCTGCACATGGGCGGTCCGTTCTCTGCCACTTCCCGGCTGATGCACGCTGCCTGTCTGCAGGCCCGGGTGCACTATCTCGACATCACCGGTGAAATCGCGGCATTCGAAGCGGTCTTTGCCTGCCACGCGCCGGCCCAACACGCAGGCATCGTCATGCTGCCCGGCGTGGGCTTCGACGTCGTGCCGAGTGATTGCCTGGCAGCAATGCTCAAACAACGCCTGCCGGATGCCACCCATCTCGAGTTGGCGTTTAGCGGAACCGGTCGCTCGAGCCGAGGCACAATCAAAACTGCCATCGAAGCGTTGCCGGGCGGCGGCCGCGTGCGCCGCAACGGCGAGATCACGGCCGTGCCGTTCGGCTGGAAAACGCGCATGCTGCCCTTTCCCCAGGGCGGCAAATTGGGCGTGAGCATCCCCTGGGGCGACATCAGCACGGCTTTTCATACGACCGGCATTCCCAACATATGCGTCTACATGGCCATGCCCCCGGCGTTGATTGGCCGCATGGCGTGGCTGAACCGGATCGCGCCGCTCACCCGTCCCGGCCTGGTGCAGGGGCTGCTCAAATCAATCGCTGCGGGACGTGTCACCGAACTGACGCCGGCGGAACGGCGGCAATGCTTCAGTGTGATTTGGGGTGAAGTGTGCAATGCGGCGGGCCGCACTGTGTCCGGCGCACTCACCACGCCGGAAGGATACACCCTCACCGCCGAGGCCGCTCTCGCCGCGCTGGCGGCGGTGTTGGCAGGCCGGGTGCGCGCCGGCGCGTGGACGCCCGCGGCCGCGTTGGGCGCTGATTTTGTATTGACTTTGCCCGGCGTAAAGCTGCACGATTTCACACTGGGCGAGCCAGCCGGCGCGCGCACCTGA